In the Arachis stenosperma cultivar V10309 chromosome 8, arast.V10309.gnm1.PFL2, whole genome shotgun sequence genome, GAAAAGTTATTTGTGAGACAGATTGTGTGGAAGCATTTAATCTTATTACTTAAGATGGTTTTGGTTTTATTGATCTATTGGTGCTCAAAATAAGATATATCATGCATTCGAATTGGCGTGTTGACTTTCATTTGATTATGAGAGATGCAAACACGGTGACAGATACTATGATAAAGATGGCGACGAAGTTACAACTTTCTCATGTGAGCTTCCTTCACATTGGGAAGAGTTTAATAGTAGACTTAAACGAGACTGTCCCTCTATTTAAGCCGTTCTtctattttgtttgttttgtttttctttatttagtttatttcagtaaaaaaaaaatcccttaaaatatatattcttaaatttggcttgttttaaaatatatattcacaaaaatataatatatatatatatatatatatatatatatatatatatatatatatatatatatatatatatattcatttatttgcACTGTTAAGTTAGGAGTGAGTGATTGATTTTCCACCAAATTGATCACACAATTATTTGTTCTACACTTCTTCCCTCTGACTCTCTCCGTCTCACCGATCTCAATCATCACTCATCGCCCTTTCCCATTCAACTGGTTcgttctctttctctcttcatATCAATCATAATTTCTttactgttttctttttttttttgtcgtttttgttttcttttccgATGAAAGTTCTAATCTTTTTTGAGACCCAATTGCGAAAAGGGACGAAAAGTTGCaaacttttcaattttttttcttctgggTTGTTTAATTTTCTTGATCATCTCATAATTTGTTATTTCTCTTGTAAAGGGAAATTGGGAAAGTTGAAGATTTGGGTTTTAGACTCTTAGTAGTGACTAGTTAGCATGTTAGTAAATATtatgatccatattctttttttattttctaaagatTCTTTTTGCCATCACTTGAACTTGAAACAGTTgttgtcttggtgaaaaagggaattaaaaaattttaatttcattttttttctttcatgaATTCATTTTATCATTGAAGCTGGTAGAACCTGTTAGATTGATTGAATCTCTCTGGTGGATTTAGATTTTCTATTGAAGTCCTGTGGATTTATTGTCTAATTCTATGGTTCTTTGTTCTTTATGTGTGTGTATAAAGGCaagaagaagtagaaggagattgtttttgtgttttattcGAATCAAGTTCAATGAAGCAAATAGTGTCTTCTTTGAATCCATATGCAGCATCCTATGTTCCACTCTCTAAAAGAGAGTCACATGGTGCAACTGCTGATCCATTTCAGAGTCCTCCTTATCATGCTGCACAGAATCAACACCATCAGTTTCACTCGAGCGCTTCGGCTTCTAAACCGGTTGCCGAAACTTTCCAAGGGAATATCAACAACCCTGCATCTAGTTCTTATGGCTCGGTGCCGACAGGTTTTGTAGATAACCAGTTCGCGGATTATGAtcctgatatggatgttgaatatcttagaatgcaGTTCCCGGGTATATCTGAAGAATCCCTTAGAGATGTCTATATGGTAAATGAGTGTGACATCGATGCTGCTGTTGAAATGCTGAACCAACTTGAACTTAAGGTAATGCTTTTTGGCTTTAAATTTTGTAGTCCACCGTTGGCAAAGTTGTTTGGTTTGTTGATTGATTGTTTCATTGTTCTAGAAATTTTATATTCACAGTTTACCTAATTATGTACTCCATGCTACTCAAATTTGTGTGATTTTTTGCAAATGTTGAATCACTGATTGTGGCAAGAGTATTTGCAGTTGGAATTTAATCGCGGAGGAAAACAAATAATTGATATATGCTTGTTCACCTTTTGTACATTAAATCTCAACAAGTTATTTGAGATTCCTAGGTAGAATGTTTTGAATATTGGAAAGTTTGAATTCCATTTAtttcccctttgaattattATAAGTACTTCATTTGGTTTCAAGTTCACTTGTTTTAATGGTTGGTCTTATTTTCTTGGAAGTAGTTCATGGTTTGTTTGGTTTCCGACTTCATTTTCTGCTATCACTTCTAATGTTTTGTTTTCagagtgaagaagaaaaagtgaaaataatACAATCCTCTCTTTACTTTCGCTTTTGCATGCACTTCTTTCACAAAAtcttgaaaacaaaaatattcgAAATAGAAATAGGAAAtcaaaatagaaacaaaaaatgaaaacagaaaCCAAACAAATCGAGTCCATTCGAAGTTTTCCTACCTATTGATGTTTGACCTGTCTGATTCATACCTGTTTGTCTGAGTTGATATAATTTCCCAAATCcattaaatagtatttttttgtgTGTGACTAATCCATTAAATAGTATAACCAAATTATATTCATATTATGTCTCCGTGGTACATATTCTAAGGGGTAATTGTTTACCCACTTTGCAGTTCGATGGTGTCGAGTCCTCTGGAAATCTTCCGGAGACGCTGGATATTGGCGATGTATCGGAATCTGGATCAGCTTCTGATTCTGCATCATTGAAACTGAAGAATGTAGCAGCTGAAGCTAGCACTTCAACTTCTTCATCCCATTTATCTGCCAATACATtatgaaaatacataaaaagaAAAACGAATCTTTTGCTCAAATTGGTGTGTAAAATAGGGTAAAGTTTTACCTTAGGTTGAAGCAGCCTCTCACATACataatttgttttctttttttatttttgggtgGTGTTTGTATAGTTTCTCAGCTGCATCTTGGTTTCTTTTTACCCCCTATGGACTATGGAGTATGGATTGAAAAAtgtttctttattttgatttgttaGTTGTTACACATTGAAGTGTGTGTGACTCTGCAGCTTTTACTTGTATGACATGCCGAAAATGgtacaagaaaagaaaaaaaaaattgatccaaaaggtgatttaaaaaaaaaatatttgggaTTTGGTTAGCTGgcttgttaaagcattgtaGCTTGTGAGCATCCTTGGAGATTTTGCAATGGAAGATTTGTTGTacgaaaaagaaaatttaaatcttGAAGTATGCTATTGTGCCTTTGATCACTTCATAATCAAAtccttatttttttcaatcttaTTAGGTATATACCAAAATTAGTTATCTGCATAGAATATATATTACTATTCTTTtcattttaaagaattttttgcAGCAAAAATGTATAGTTAAGAACAAAAATATAGTTTATTGAACCCATATTTATCTTGGTAATAAAAGGTATTGAGAATCAGTTACAATTACAAGAAGAAATAAAAGACTCGTGCCAcacattcaaatttttttggCAATCAAATCTAACTTAGTCTaaagctaataaaaattaattttattagtgaAAGCGTAAATACATGCTCTAACTACGTGAATGTTTTTGcgtttctcctcttcttccttcttcttcgcgtttcttctccttctttttcgcattcattcttcttctttgcgTGCTTCCTccttattgttgttgttgttgttgttgcgtatttttttttcttttcttccttccTCTTCCTAGTAATTTTCCAGGATTAtggatttcttcttcttctttatttgattttttcttgtttttattcttgttaagagagtaaaaccaGAAGAATAATGAGAAAGTaaaacaacaagaagaagatgaataagaaaagaagaagaagataacgatgaagaaggaggaggaggagttaTGAACTATCATTAAGTAATTTCCGTGCATTCTGGATTTAATTTCGATGTATTTTGGTCTGAGCTTGTTTTGAACTGAGTTCGTTTGTGTGTCATCATCATTAAGGAATTTCGGTACATTTTGAATTTGAACCGTTATACATATAAAAAGAAGATGACGATGATAACAATAactataacaataataatgatgatgatgatgatagaGGAGGAGGAAAAGGAAAGAGGAGATCGAAAAAActcaaatgaaaaaaaaaaagaggaggaggaggaggaagaggaggagattGAGGTGATGGTGTGGTGTGGTGACGACGACAATAACAAAAGATAATGAGATAAAAACAAataggaggagaagaagaagaagtaacAACATTAGTgggagaaggaggaggagaagttatgcgaagaagaaaaaaaaggaggagCACCTAATGTGAAAAACAGTTTCACTAGTTggacttaattaattatttcactTGATTGCAGAGTTTTATTcgaaataaatttatatattgttGTCTACCAGCTTTAATAATTTGGTCTCTTCTTAAAATAAGAACACaagtttaaattttgaaaatttcactTTTAAGAGGGGCAAGTTACtttacatattttatttatcaatttatctAATATATACCTTTTGTTACGATTTACCtatgtattatttaatatttaattctTCAAGTGAATAGGataaaatcataataattttaaaataaaaatttatgtgaATTCTATCACCTTTTTTGAatagtaactaatttttttattttttttgttagaatATAAGTAGGATCAATTAAGATTAGTTAgtatcatttatatttatatagtatatttgtatatttattgtaagattttatacttttattgctttaatTCTTCTAAAACCTATATATACTTATACATTATACATTTGTCAACACACTCAATAATACACTCTTCAAAttactctcttttttttaacaTGGTATCAAAAtcatagatttttttttctccatGGAAACCCATTCATAGCCCattgttttttttcttctggCAGTGTTCTTTGCCCATGTTTTTCGATCCTTTCCGACGTTTTGGTTTGTCACTGTCCTTACTGGCATCTTCGTCTCGTCGTTACGAGTTCAATGAGTCTAGCCTTGTCGCTGGAAACCACCATACTCACCGCCACAAGATCGTTGTCCATTTGCTTCTCTACCTCCTTCCTGACGCTTCCAGTGTTGTTGGATCAACGGCCCAGAAGCATCACACCTGTCCAGATAGGGTGCCTCCAATCGACCCGTGTTTGACCCATGTGTCAAGCCAGCCCGATCCACTTCCTAACCCGCGCGGCAGCTCCTCCGGCGTCAGTGTTGATGTGtctttctctccctctcataCGTCATCACGTGTCCTCTTTTGCTGATGTGGCACATAATGGGACCTATCCTAAAGTTTTTTGGTGAAATCTTTTCGATTTTGACTTCCGTTTTCTCGATTTTTGCTCTGATCTtacagttttcttttttatctttcatCTTTGTATCTACTGTTATTAAAAAATCAGATGTCTTTGCTGCCATAAATAGAAATGATGAATTCTATCGAAACTGTGATTATTTTAGACACTTTTTCTCTGATTGTCCTTCTATTGAATGTCAAAAATATAAATTCCAATGTCACATAACTACAATTATCCCAACCTGTTCTGTCATTATTGCAAGCTATCGGGATACGCGATTACTACCTGTCCTACTTGCCCACTATGTTCAGATCATAACAAGTATCATTCTCGTCATAACTACTCTAAGAATGTGCCTGCTACTGCTGCTAATAAATCTACTAGCCCCGTTTCTCTCAACCTATCTCTTGTCTCTCTATCTGATATTGAGTCCCTTCTTAAGCAACTTCTTTCTTTTCTAGTAATACTCCTGCTGTTTTTTccactcttccaagtaattcTAAATGATATTTTGATTTCGGTTGCTTTCATCACATGTCTCATTTGCGTCATCTTTTCTCGTCTTTGTCTACCACTCCAAATGCGCCTTCTGTCAATACTATTGATGGTTCCCTCTTGCATGCGACACATAAGGGTTTTATTTCACAGTCACATCTTAATCCCCCTGATACTTATTATATtccaaaattaaactttaattttatttctgttGGTCAACTTGTTGATCTCAGTTTTGATGTTAATTTTTTCATTTCTGGTTGTCGTGTACAGGATTATCGGATGGAACAAATCATTGGGACTGGCCGTAAGGTTGGAAAGTTGTTTGAGTTCGAGAATCTTCATATTCCTCCTACGTCAAATCTTTGTGCTGTTTCTTCTCCATCTACACTTCACTTGTAGCATCACCATTTTGCCCACAACTCCTTAGGAAAAATTGCATCCTCTTGTGTTTAAGGGAGTTTTGGATCAGGTTAATAATGAGTCTTTTGATTGTATTTCTTATCAACCTGTCAAACAACATACTTTATCTTTTCATAACAATctttctcttgcttgctctcttttttatcttatccacTCTAATGTTTGGAGACCCGCTCCCACCGCTTCTATGGGAGAGGTACAATACTTTGTAGTTTTCATTGATGATTTTCATGCTTTATTTGGGTTTATTTGGGTTTATTTGATGACTAATTCCCATGAGTTACCTCAAATTTATATTAACTTTGCCATTATGATTAAAACTCAATTTTCTAAGGTCATTAAAGTTTTTGACACGATAATGCTATGGAAAATCGTGACTccaaacttttaacttttcttgCTAATTAGAGTACTTTGTCTAAGTTTTCTTTCCCTAGTACATCTCAACAAAATGGACGGGTTAAACGCAAATATCGTCACATTCTTGACTCTGTTCGTGCAATGCTTATTTCTTCTTCGTATCCTGAGCATACTTGGGATGAAGCTATTCTTACTGCTGTCCATGTTATCAATATACTTCCTTCTTCTGCCATTGGTAACATTACTCCTTTTGAGCATTTTTATCATACTCTCCATATTACAGTTCTTTTCGAGTCTTTGGTTGTGTATGTTTTGCTCTTCTTCAGCCTCATGAACATAATAAACTTGAACCTCGGGCTCGCATGTGTTGTTTCCTTGATTATGGAACTACAGACAAGGGTTATCGTTGTTGGAATCCTCACTCTAAACGTATTCGTATATCTCTTCATGTTGTATTTTGGGAACATCATTTGTTTTTCTAGGTTCTCTTCATTTGAGTCCATTCCTCATACTCATTCAACATTTTTCACTAACCCCAATGTTGATCTTTTTCCTAGTGATGATTCTATAGGTTCTATCTCAAGTCAACCTCTCTAGCCCCATACTCTTTCGCCTTCTCCATCTCCCAATGATTCCAGACCGGACGATGATCCTGCTCCTGCTGTCATGCCTCCTCCCTCCAATCGTTCTTGTAGGGTAAAAAATCCACCTCCTCATCTTCTTTATTATCATTGTTTTTCTACTATTCTTTATCACCATGAACCTAAGTCATTCTGAGAAGCTTCCACAAATCTAATTCGGCAGCAAGCAATGTAGGAAAAAATCTATGCACTTGAAAAAGAACAAACTTGGGACTTGGTTGATCCTCCTTCTGATCAAGAAGTTGTGGATAGTAGATGGGTATACAAGATCAAGACTCGCTCTAATAGTTCTATTGACCATTATAAGGCACGATTGGTTGCTCAAGGATGTACGCAAGAGTATGGTATTGATTATGAAGAGACTTTTGCTCATGTTGCTTGTTTCACATCTGTTCGAGCTCTCGTTGCAATTGTTGCAGTCAATAAATAGTCTCTCAGTCAGATAGATATGAAGAATGCACTTTTTAATGgggatttgaaaaaaaaagtctaTATGAAACCACCTCCAGGATATCCTTGTTCTTGTAGCAAAGTCTGTTTCCTTTATAAGGTACTTTATAGTCTTAAACAAGCTCCTCGTGAATGGTTTGAAAAGTTCAGTACCACTATATGCAATATCGGTTTCACTTGCAATCCTCATGATAATGCTCTCTTTATTCGTAAAAGTGAACGTGGTgttgtttttctattttgtatgttgatgacatgatcATTACTGGATATGATGTTGATAGTATCTCTGATCTTAAAGCATCTTATTACCATacttttgagatgaaagatcttggttcTCTCAGTTATTTTCTTGGTCTAGAAGTCATATCCACAGATGACGGTATCTATCTCTCTCAAACTAAGTATGTTTCGGATCTTGTTGCTCGAGCTGAAATTACAGATAGTCGCACTGAGTCTATTCCTCTTGAGCCTAATGTTCGATTTACTCCTATAGATGACACTATTTTGGATAATCCTACTCTTTATTGACAATTAGTTGGAGGTCTCGTCTACTTGACTGTCACATGACCAGACATCGCCTATCTAGTTCATGTTCTTAGCCAATTCTTGTCAGCTCGTCCTACTACTTACTATGTGGCAGTTCTTTGCATTCTTCGCTACATCGAAGGCACTCTATTTCATGACCTTTATTTTTCTGCCCATTCATCTTTATTCCTTCAGACGTATTCAGATGCTGATTGGGTTGATGATCCCATTGATCATCGTTCTACTACTGGTTATTGTTTGTTTTTTGATGACTCTCTCATTTTCTGTTGAGCGAAGAAGCAAATGTTCACTGCTTGATTAAGCATAGAAGCTGAATACCGTGCTGAAGTTGTCTCAATTCGTTGGCTTCTCGAATACTTCAGTGCTCCTCAGTCATCTCCAACTGATTTTTTTGTGTGTGACAACCATAGTGCTATTCAGATTGCCCATAATGATGTTTTTAATGAATGCACTAAACATATTGAGATTGATTGTCACTTTGTTCGACAACGTCTTCTTATTGATGTTGTTCATCTCATAGCTGTTGCCTGTTGGAACTTTGGATTAGACTTCTGATATCTTCGTGAAGGCTCATCATCCAGCTCATTTTTGGACTCTAGTATCCAAACTCAAGATGGTATCTTTAACTCCTACTTAAATTTGAGAGGGATGAGAGATGTTatatataattaggatcaattaaaattagctagtataatttatatttatatagcatatctatatatttattgtaagattttatatttttattattttgattcttcTAGCACCTGTATGTATCCTTGTACGTTGTACCTTTATCAACATACTCAAAAAGGTATACACTTTTTAAATTACTCTCTTGTTTTTAATGTTCTTTAGAGAATTGGTTTAATTTCTTTAGTGtctcatatttttttcttcttaaacTTAAAAAGAAGTTCACCTTTTAGCATTTGAACTCAAAAACAATTAATTATAAGACTAAAAAATTAATGTTACATTGGTTATTTTAAAAAccctaacaaaaataaaaagttaattaattCAACAATGAAGAAAAGATAATTGCTTTTGTGTGTTTGTTTTTTCGTTTTAGTCAAAACTGCATGTGCTtggctatttttttttttacttaaggGTGTGtttgcttttctattttttattttgtcaacatgtgtaataaaaatatattttaagaatatataaaataatagtttattaaaatttattaaaaactaaaatttttaatatttttaatatattaaataaatttaattttaatgtattattaatttaaaataattttacacatacttcaaattatataataatatgtgAACGAtaataactatttgaattaaccaccaaaaatatctctaaattatttttatattaacaaaaatacttttaacttttagaattttttattttaataaattaaataaatattttatttactaaaataaataattttaaaaattattacgaAAATAGCTCCGTCTCTCTTATCTCCTTTAGTAACCAGCTGGGtaccttttaaaaatttaaacccTAGGCCTAGTTCAGTAACCAGCTCTCTCCCTCACCCCACACACCCGGCACAGCGCCGCCCCCTCTCCCAGCTCTCTCACTCTCACCTCGGTTCACCGCCACCGCACGCTCGCCTCCGTCGCCGGGCCTCTCGCCGGATCCACCTCA is a window encoding:
- the LOC130943806 gene encoding polyadenylate-binding protein-interacting protein 6 — translated: MKQIVSSLNPYAASYVPLSKRESHGATADPFQSPPYHAAQNQHHQFHSSASASKPVAETFQGNINNPASSSYGSVPTGFVDNQFADYDPDMDVEYLRMQFPGISEESLRDVYMVNECDIDAAVEMLNQLELKFDGVESSGNLPETLDIGDVSESGSASDSASLKLKNVAAEASTSTSSSHLSANTL